GAAGAATGCAGAAATTCGGAAGGAGGCAGCACAATGCAGATTGCAATCTCTTTCATGGCTTTTATGGCCGTATTCACCGTCGTCGTCCTGGTCCACGAACTCGGCCATTTTATAGCCGCGAGGCGGTCAGGGATCAAGGTCTATGAATTCTCCATAGGCTTTCCCTTCAGTCCCCGCCTGTTCACCCTGTTCCGGCACCGCGAGACGGAGTTCACCCTGCGCCTTCTTCCCCTCGGAGGCTTTGTCTCCTTTTCCCGGGACGACGTAACGGACGACGCGAAAGCACTCCTTGAAACATCGCATGCAAAGAGGGTCCTCATCATGTCCGCGGGGTCGCTCTTCAATATCGCCTTCGCCCTCATTCTCTTCATTCCTCTTTTCATGGCAGGCAAACACCTTGGTTTCCTCGATGCCGTATCTTTAAGCTTCAGGACCTTCTGGGAGGCCCTGGCAGGGACGGTCATGTTCCTCGTCAATATGGTCTCCGGCCACGGGGCCTTGGGCGGTGTCTCCGGTCCCATCGGCATTGCCGCCATGGCAGGCAAGGCAGCGACCAGGGGAATGATCAACCTCCTTTATTTTACCGGTGTGTTGAGCCTGAGCCTTGGCATCATGAACCTTATCCC
The sequence above is drawn from the Syntrophorhabdaceae bacterium genome and encodes:
- a CDS encoding site-2 protease family protein, coding for MQIAISFMAFMAVFTVVVLVHELGHFIAARRSGIKVYEFSIGFPFSPRLFTLFRHRETEFTLRLLPLGGFVSFSRDDVTDDAKALLETSHAKRVLIMSAGSLFNIAFALILFIPLFMAGKHLGFLDAVSLSFRTFWEALAGTVMFLVNMVSGHGALGGVSGPIGIAAMAGKAATRGMINLLYFTGVLSLSLGIMNLIPFPALDGGQLAMVFGEWIRKKPFSPRTYQVTTLAGLALFALLTAIISIKDIMRLVA